The DNA region TTCTATATTCAAGCAGCCGTTGTTGAGAAGGGAATCTCTGTTAAGCATTTAACACACTCTAAAATTGATGTTGTCGTTGGCTGTACGTTCATGGTCCTTGTTACCATGTTTATCATAATCTGTTGTGCGGTTACATTGCATGAAGCGGGCGTTCCTATTACAGGAGCAGCCGATGCAGCCGTGGCGCTCGCTCCTTTAGCAGGTCCCTACTCTTCTGTGCTATTTGGAATTGGTCTTTTCAATGCATCTATTTTTGCAGCAGCTCTTCTTCCCCTTGCTACAAGTTACTATGTCTGTGAAGGTATGGGCTGGGAATCGGGAGTGGATAAATCTTTTGACGAAGCACCACACTTCTTTACAATTTTCACGGCCCTCATTGTTATAGGTGCGGCCATGATTCTTATACCAGGAATCAATCTTTTTAATATTTTGATTTGGTCACAGGTCATCAATGGAATTTTAATTCCAATCATTCTCTTGTTCATTATCAATCTCTGTAATGATCCAGATGTTATGGGAGAATATACCAATACAGCGACATACAATTTTTTCAGCTACGGAATTGTCGCTCTCATGATTCTCATTAATTTAGCTTTGATTTATTACGAAGCAATAAGACCGCTTCTGTAAGCTTACCGACTTAGTCGATAAGCTTACAGAGATCAACTGCAATACTATCTTCTACAGTGACTTTTAAAGACTTCTCTAGAGACTCTCCATCTCTTTTATAATAAAGAGTATACTCTTTTGGCGCTGGCTTACCATTCTCATTTACATTAGTGGCAAGTCGAATACCGTATTTTTTAGTAATGGGTAGGCTTTCAACTCTTTGTTCACCAAAGAGGTTAAAAGAGATATTACCAAAGACGCAACGAGATGAAGTAATTAGAACACCATAATAAGCAAACGGCATTCTTTTAATCACAAGCTCATTTCCAGTCTTCTCACTATACGTCGCTTTATGAATAAAGTGTCTGCGATTATTAGTCTCAACTCTTACTGTTACTTCCTGATTCAGTGGAACTTCGATAGCCCCAATGATATCTGGAGTGACCTGTTTTCCATTGACGAAGATTTTCTTATGTCGCTCACGCTCATAATTAGTAATAAGTAGGCTTCCCATTTCTTTAACTTGAGAAGGCACTCTATTTGAATCATCTTCTACTGTAGTGCTCGTTGAACCAGCAACATTAGGAACTTCTTTGCGCCCCTCTAAGTATTGATAACCTCCATAGGCAACAACACCAGCAATTGCAGCAGCAATGAGTCCTCCAGTAGAACTTTTCTCTTTTTTCTTAATTTGGCGTACAGATGTTCCAGACTTTCTTGGATTCTTATTCAAGCTTGTGACATTCGTTCTCGTCTTGCTCGATGAAACCTGTCTCTTAGTATTTGTATCACCAATTTCAAGTTCAACCTCTGTCTTCTCTGATGGTGAAGCACTGGCCTTTGAATTAGGTTTTGCTACAGCACTTTTAGTTGAGCCTTTAATACTGGATTTAACCGTAGATCTTGTTCTTTCCTCTTCAAAACCAAAGTCGAGAACAACCTCAGCACTTCTTTGTTTCTGCTGTGCTGAATTTGATATTGTT from Halobacteriovorax sp. GB3 includes:
- a CDS encoding NRAMP family divalent metal transporter, coding for MDIDRPNIPPFVKKIIVLLGIIGPGLITANIDNDAGGIATYSLAGAKTGFRLLWTLLPITVALIMVQEMSARMGIVSGKGLADLIREKFGLKVTFYTLFFLIFADLGNTMAEFAGIASAGEIFGISKYISVPICSLFVWLLILKGDYKIVERVFIAGCTVYLAYIVSGFIIKPDWMEVTKAALIPNISSINFKDMPIIVGLVGTSITPWMQFYIQAAVVEKGISVKHLTHSKIDVVVGCTFMVLVTMFIIICCAVTLHEAGVPITGAADAAVALAPLAGPYSSVLFGIGLFNASIFAAALLPLATSYYVCEGMGWESGVDKSFDEAPHFFTIFTALIVIGAAMILIPGINLFNILIWSQVINGILIPIILLFIINLCNDPDVMGEYTNTATYNFFSYGIVALMILINLALIYYEAIRPLL